One genomic window of Acidovorax radicis includes the following:
- the kdpC gene encoding potassium-transporting ATPase subunit KdpC, whose amino-acid sequence MPIRIPRDDVPASPGGLVRPALTLFVVLSIVTGLLYPLAVTGVAQTAFPHQANGSLITQGGKTVGSELIGQSFTEPGHFWGRPSATAPMPYNASASGGSNLGPTNPALTDAVKARIEALRAADPGNTQPVPVDLVTASASGLDPHISPAAAAYQTERVARARGLPVAQVQALVPQHTEGPWLGLFGESRVNVLALNLALDALPK is encoded by the coding sequence ATGCCTATCCGTATCCCCCGCGACGACGTGCCCGCCAGCCCAGGCGGCCTGGTGCGCCCCGCCCTCACGCTGTTTGTTGTGCTGTCCATCGTCACCGGCCTGCTGTACCCGCTGGCCGTGACGGGCGTGGCGCAAACGGCCTTCCCACACCAAGCCAACGGCAGCTTGATCACCCAGGGTGGCAAGACGGTGGGCTCCGAGCTGATCGGCCAGTCGTTCACCGAGCCCGGCCATTTCTGGGGCCGCCCGTCGGCCACAGCGCCCATGCCTTACAACGCATCGGCATCGGGCGGCTCCAATCTGGGCCCCACGAACCCGGCGCTGACAGATGCCGTCAAGGCCCGCATCGAGGCCCTGCGCGCTGCCGACCCCGGCAACACCCAACCCGTGCCCGTGGACTTGGTCACCGCATCGGCCAGCGGGCTGGACCCCCACATCAGCCCGGCAGCCGCCGCCTACCAAACCGAGCGCGTGGCCCGTGCCCGGGGCCTGCCCGTGGCGCAGGTACAGGCGCTGGTGCCGCAACATACTGAAGGCCCCTGGCTGGGTTTGTTCGGGGAGTCGCGTGTGAACGTGCTGGCCTTGAACCTGGCGCTCGATGCGCTACCAAAATAA
- a CDS encoding cation:proton antiporter: MLDIAAICLVVTALLSYVNFRFVRLPTTIGVMVIAMVFSLVLVALDAAGLDYGLLAREKSFLRTLDFSEVLMQGMLSFLLFASALHVDLSALRKYRYTVAGLALVGTTLSTIVIGLGMWWVLPWVGVPVPLLYCLLFGALISPTDPIAVMGILKSAGAPKSLELVISGESLFNDGVGVVLFSLLLGVLASGGLPTAAQGASLLAQEAGGGVVLGLVLGWVTVWLLKSIDQYQIEVMLTLAAVVGGYALASHLHVSGPLAMVVAGLIVGNGGRARAMSDTTRRYVDMFWELIDEILNAVLFVLIGMEVLLISFSVPLLLAGVSAVLVALAARWLTVGLPVRAGAQWLNLPQGSERVLVWGGLRGGISVALALSLPAGPERNIVLTLTYCVVVFSILVQGLSIGRVVRTAAHGDGDKGAEY, translated from the coding sequence ATGCTCGACATTGCCGCCATTTGCCTGGTTGTGACCGCGCTGCTTTCGTATGTGAACTTCCGATTTGTGCGCCTGCCCACCACCATTGGTGTCATGGTCATCGCCATGGTGTTCTCGCTGGTGCTGGTGGCGCTGGATGCTGCGGGCTTGGACTACGGTTTGTTGGCACGTGAAAAGTCGTTTTTGCGCACGCTCGATTTTTCCGAGGTGCTGATGCAGGGCATGTTGTCGTTCCTGCTGTTTGCGAGCGCCTTGCATGTGGACTTGTCGGCACTGCGCAAATACCGCTATACGGTGGCAGGGCTGGCATTGGTGGGCACAACACTGTCCACCATCGTCATCGGGTTGGGGATGTGGTGGGTATTGCCCTGGGTGGGCGTGCCAGTGCCGCTGCTGTATTGCCTGCTGTTTGGTGCGCTGATATCCCCCACGGATCCGATTGCCGTGATGGGCATTCTCAAGTCCGCCGGGGCTCCCAAGTCGCTGGAGTTGGTGATCTCCGGCGAATCGTTGTTCAACGATGGCGTGGGTGTGGTGCTGTTCTCGTTGCTGCTGGGCGTGCTCGCCAGTGGCGGCCTGCCCACGGCGGCACAAGGCGCGTCGCTGCTGGCGCAAGAGGCGGGCGGTGGCGTCGTGCTGGGCCTCGTGTTGGGGTGGGTCACGGTGTGGCTGCTCAAATCCATCGACCAGTACCAGATCGAGGTGATGTTGACCTTGGCCGCCGTGGTGGGCGGTTACGCCCTGGCGTCGCATCTGCATGTCTCCGGGCCGCTGGCCATGGTGGTTGCAGGCTTGATTGTGGGAAATGGCGGGCGTGCCCGCGCGATGTCCGACACCACGCGGCGCTATGTGGACATGTTCTGGGAGTTGATTGACGAAATCCTCAATGCTGTGCTGTTCGTGCTGATTGGCATGGAGGTGTTGTTGATTTCGTTTTCGGTGCCGCTGTTGCTGGCAGGTGTGTCGGCGGTGCTGGTGGCGCTAGCCGCGCGTTGGCTCACCGTGGGGCTGCCGGTGCGCGCTGGCGCACAGTGGTTGAATTTGCCGCAGGGCTCCGAGCGCGTGTTGGTGTGGGGCGGCCTGCGCGGGGGGATCTCTGTGGCGCTGGCACTTTCGCTGCCTGCGGGGCCAGAGCGCAACATCGTGCTCACACTCACTTATTGCGTGGTGGTGTTCTCAATTCTGGTGCAGGGTCTGAGCATTGGGCGTGTGGTGCGCACTGCGGCGCATGGCGACGGCGACAAGGGCGCAGAGTACTAG
- a CDS encoding Maf family protein, whose protein sequence is MPTFVYLASQSPRRRQLLEQLGVAHELLLPNTPGDEPEDAEAMEAVLPGEAPTAYVERVTGLKLDAAVARRMRRSLPDAPILCSDTTVALGRTIYGKPDDAAHAARMLGELAGHEHRVLTAVALQVGARRLCSLSVSRVTFGAMTPAQIDAYVATGEPLGKAGAYGIQGRAAAYVQTLSGSYSGIMGLPMYETAQLLRAAGFAI, encoded by the coding sequence ATGCCCACTTTCGTCTACCTCGCCTCCCAAAGCCCCCGTCGGCGCCAGCTGCTTGAACAGCTGGGGGTTGCGCATGAACTATTGCTGCCCAACACCCCAGGCGACGAGCCCGAAGACGCCGAAGCCATGGAGGCCGTGTTGCCGGGCGAGGCGCCCACCGCCTATGTCGAGCGGGTGACCGGCCTCAAGCTTGATGCGGCCGTGGCGCGGCGCATGCGCCGTAGCTTGCCCGACGCACCGATCCTGTGCTCGGACACCACAGTGGCATTGGGCCGCACCATCTACGGCAAACCCGACGACGCTGCCCACGCGGCGCGCATGCTGGGCGAGCTGGCGGGCCATGAGCACCGCGTGCTCACGGCTGTGGCGTTGCAGGTGGGTGCCAGGCGCCTTTGCTCCTTGTCGGTGTCACGGGTGACGTTCGGGGCCATGACTCCTGCCCAGATTGATGCTTATGTGGCCACCGGCGAGCCGCTGGGCAAGGCAGGCGCCTATGGCATTCAGGGCAGGGCAGCGGCGTATGTGCAGACCCTGAGCGGCAGCTATTCGGGCATCATGGGCCTGCCCATGTACGAGACAGCACAGCTCTTGCGCGCAGCGGGTTTTGCCATATAA
- a CDS encoding helix-turn-helix transcriptional regulator, whose amino-acid sequence MLTSSTRLLRLLSLLQTRSHWMGPELAERLEVHPRTLRRDIDRLRQLGYPVQASSGVAGGYAFRAGQAFPPLLLDDEEALAVSIALRTATAGAVGGIEEPALRTLVKLEQAMPLRLREQVDALRSTILPLDRTGPVVEASLLATLASACRDQLRLGFSYEDGKGRATQRTVEPQGVVHTGMRWYLVAWDCSRGDWRTFRIDRMVAKPEVGAHFVPRPGPDGGDLKAYVSRSITVAPHPDQARVVLHAPYAEMARRIPQSAGVVTTLADGQQCQLECAASDALAFWLMALDVEFEVLAPASLQERLRVAGERALRCATTLTAKGS is encoded by the coding sequence ATGCTCACTTCATCCACCCGCCTGTTGCGCCTGCTGTCACTGCTCCAAACCCGCAGCCACTGGATGGGCCCCGAGCTGGCCGAGCGGCTGGAAGTGCACCCGCGCACGCTGCGGCGCGACATCGACCGCCTGCGGCAGCTGGGCTACCCGGTGCAGGCCAGCAGTGGCGTGGCGGGCGGCTATGCCTTCCGCGCGGGGCAGGCGTTTCCCCCGTTGCTGCTGGACGATGAAGAAGCCCTGGCCGTATCGATTGCGCTGCGCACCGCCACCGCGGGTGCTGTGGGCGGCATTGAAGAACCCGCTTTGCGCACCTTGGTGAAACTGGAGCAGGCCATGCCCCTGCGGCTGCGCGAGCAGGTGGACGCGCTGCGCTCCACCATCCTGCCGCTGGACCGCACCGGGCCGGTGGTGGAGGCCTCGCTGTTGGCCACGCTGGCATCGGCCTGTCGCGACCAGTTGCGGCTAGGTTTTTCGTACGAAGACGGCAAGGGGCGTGCCACCCAGCGCACGGTGGAGCCGCAGGGCGTGGTGCACACCGGCATGCGCTGGTATTTGGTGGCGTGGGATTGCAGCCGTGGCGACTGGCGCACCTTCCGCATCGACCGCATGGTGGCAAAGCCGGAAGTCGGCGCGCATTTTGTACCGCGCCCTGGGCCGGACGGCGGTGACCTCAAGGCCTATGTCTCCCGCTCCATCACCGTGGCGCCGCACCCCGACCAGGCGAGGGTTGTGCTGCACGCGCCCTACGCAGAAATGGCGCGGCGCATTCCGCAGTCGGCCGGTGTGGTCACCACGCTGGCCGATGGGCAGCAGTGCCAGCTGGAATGCGCCGCCAGCGATGCCCTGGCGTTCTGGCTCATGGCGCTGGATGTGGAGTTTGAGGTGTTGGCGCCCGCGTCGCTGCAGGAGCGGCTGCGCGTGGCGGGAGAGCGCGCTTTGCGCTGTGCCACCACCCTTACTGCGAAGGGTTCGTGA
- a CDS encoding response regulator has translation MTDLPTHILIVEDEADIRRFVRLTLESEGHTVHEAATLQRGLIEAGTRRPDLVVLDLGLPDGDGVDLIRDLRTWSAMPIIVLSARSAEASKIAALDAGADDYLVKPFGSDELMARVRAQLRRSQRASGTEATPVIQFGPITVDLARRTVERSTDGNGEGDGSEALHLTPIEYKLLTYLASQPDRVITHAQLLKAVWGPGHAEDTHYVRVHMANLRKKVEHNASMPRHLRTEAGIGYRFVP, from the coding sequence ATGACCGACCTGCCCACCCACATCCTCATCGTCGAAGACGAAGCCGACATCCGCCGCTTTGTGCGCCTGACGCTGGAGAGCGAGGGCCACACCGTGCACGAGGCCGCCACCCTGCAGCGCGGCCTGATCGAGGCCGGCACCCGCCGCCCCGATCTGGTGGTGCTGGACCTGGGCCTGCCCGACGGCGACGGCGTGGACTTGATCCGCGACCTGCGCACCTGGTCGGCCATGCCCATCATCGTGCTCTCGGCCCGCAGCGCCGAGGCCAGCAAGATCGCGGCGCTGGACGCCGGGGCCGACGACTACCTGGTCAAGCCCTTTGGCTCGGACGAGCTGATGGCCCGCGTGCGCGCCCAGCTGCGCCGCAGCCAGCGCGCATCCGGCACCGAAGCCACACCCGTCATCCAGTTCGGCCCCATCACCGTGGACCTGGCCCGCCGCACCGTAGAGCGCAGCACGGACGGCAATGGTGAAGGCGATGGCAGCGAGGCACTGCACCTCACGCCCATCGAATACAAGCTACTCACCTACCTGGCCTCCCAGCCCGACCGCGTCATCACCCACGCCCAATTGCTCAAGGCCGTGTGGGGCCCAGGCCATGCCGAAGACACGCACTATGTGCGCGTGCACATGGCCAACCTGCGCAAGAAGGTGGAACACAACGCCTCCATGCCCCGGCACCTTCGGACTGAGGCGGGCATTGGGTACCGGTTCGTGCCTTGA
- a CDS encoding glutathione S-transferase family protein, whose amino-acid sequence MSIVLYWHPMSSATPIACALTELGAPHERIKIDIRTGEQRRPDYLALNPNGKVPTLTVDGAPMFEALAIHLWLGHRFGVERGLWPAGGTPEALQALSWCAWSYVTYGALVGRLHVATQGEEVWRNTAQAEAVLRQLSELLVVLDARLAQQPWMLGANYSLVDLVVGSVLGYSVYLGAPVNAHPHVQAWLAKVQARPAMQIDG is encoded by the coding sequence ATGTCCATCGTCCTTTATTGGCACCCCATGTCCAGCGCCACCCCCATCGCCTGCGCCCTCACCGAACTGGGTGCGCCGCATGAGCGCATCAAGATCGACATCCGCACCGGCGAGCAGCGCCGCCCCGACTACCTGGCCCTCAACCCGAACGGCAAGGTGCCCACGCTGACGGTTGACGGCGCACCGATGTTTGAGGCCCTGGCCATCCACCTGTGGCTCGGTCATCGTTTTGGCGTGGAGCGCGGCCTGTGGCCCGCTGGCGGCACGCCAGAGGCGTTGCAAGCCCTATCCTGGTGCGCTTGGTCGTATGTGACCTATGGCGCGCTGGTGGGACGCCTGCATGTGGCAACCCAGGGCGAAGAAGTGTGGCGCAACACTGCCCAGGCAGAGGCCGTTCTGCGTCAGCTGAGCGAGTTGCTGGTCGTGCTGGACGCGCGGCTGGCCCAGCAACCCTGGATGCTGGGGGCGAACTACTCGTTGGTGGATTTGGTGGTGGGCTCGGTGCTGGGTTACAGCGTGTACTTGGGTGCGCCTGTCAATGCGCATCCGCATGTACAAGCCTGGCTCGCCAAAGTCCAAGCGCGCCCGGCCATGCAGATCGACGGTTGA
- the rng gene encoding ribonuclease G, translating into MQQDILINWSPQETRVAVVEHGAVQELHIERTLERGLVGNVYLGKVSRVLPGMQSAFIDIGLERAAFLHVADVWHRQPDGEPPAFARKTEPQTPIEKQVFEGQALMVQVIKDPIGTKGARLSTQISIAGRLLVFLPQDDHVGVSQKIPPAERDALRARLQALVGDKSTGGGGGFILRTNGEDSTDAELAEDIAYLRKTWARIKEASLKLPAMSLLHQDLDLLQRVLRDMVGDHTQTIRLDSMEQFHRLRAFGQEFMPAAAGKLQHYKGERPIFDLYAIDEEVAKALGRRVELKSGGYLIVDQTEALTTIDVNTGGYVGARNFDDTIFKTNLEAAQAIARQLRLRNLGGIIIVDFIDMVRDDHQQAVLAEFKKQLARDRVKTMSSGTFSQLGLVEMTRKRTRESLAHMLCEPCEACQGKGSVKTARSVCYDILREILREARQFNPREFRVVASAPVVELFLDEESQHLAGLSDFIGKPISLQAESAIGQEQYDIVLL; encoded by the coding sequence ATGCAACAAGACATTTTGATCAACTGGTCACCCCAGGAAACGCGCGTGGCCGTGGTGGAGCACGGTGCGGTGCAAGAGCTGCACATCGAACGCACGCTGGAGCGCGGACTGGTGGGCAATGTCTATCTGGGCAAGGTCTCGCGCGTTTTGCCGGGCATGCAGTCGGCGTTTATCGACATCGGGCTCGAGCGCGCAGCGTTTTTGCATGTCGCCGATGTCTGGCACCGGCAGCCTGACGGCGAACCGCCAGCTTTTGCACGCAAGACCGAGCCGCAGACCCCCATTGAGAAACAGGTGTTTGAAGGCCAGGCCCTCATGGTGCAAGTCATCAAGGACCCGATTGGCACCAAGGGCGCGCGGCTGTCCACGCAAATCAGCATTGCAGGCCGCCTGCTCGTGTTTTTGCCGCAGGACGACCACGTGGGCGTGTCGCAAAAAATCCCGCCCGCCGAGCGCGATGCGCTGCGCGCGCGGCTGCAGGCGCTGGTGGGCGACAAGTCCACGGGCGGCGGTGGCGGCTTCATCCTGCGCACCAACGGCGAAGATTCGACCGATGCCGAGCTGGCCGAAGACATTGCCTACCTGCGCAAGACCTGGGCGCGCATCAAGGAGGCCTCGCTCAAGCTGCCCGCGATGTCACTGCTGCACCAGGACCTGGACCTGCTGCAGCGTGTGCTGCGCGACATGGTGGGCGACCACACGCAGACCATCCGGCTCGACTCGATGGAGCAGTTTCACCGGCTGCGTGCGTTTGGGCAGGAGTTCATGCCCGCCGCCGCAGGCAAGCTGCAGCACTACAAGGGCGAGCGGCCGATTTTTGACCTCTACGCCATCGACGAAGAAGTGGCCAAGGCCCTGGGACGACGGGTCGAGCTCAAATCGGGTGGCTACCTGATCGTGGACCAGACCGAGGCGCTCACCACCATCGACGTGAACACTGGTGGCTACGTGGGCGCGCGCAACTTCGACGACACCATCTTCAAGACCAACCTCGAAGCCGCACAGGCCATCGCCCGCCAGCTGCGCCTGCGCAACCTGGGCGGCATCATCATCGTGGACTTCATCGACATGGTGCGGGACGACCACCAGCAGGCTGTGCTGGCGGAGTTCAAGAAGCAGCTTGCGCGCGACCGGGTCAAGACCATGTCGTCCGGCACGTTCTCCCAACTAGGCCTGGTCGAGATGACGCGCAAGCGCACCCGCGAATCGTTGGCCCACATGCTGTGCGAGCCTTGCGAAGCCTGCCAGGGCAAGGGCAGCGTGAAGACTGCGCGCAGCGTGTGCTACGACATCTTGCGCGAAATTTTGCGCGAAGCCCGTCAGTTCAACCCCCGAGAGTTTCGTGTGGTCGCATCGGCGCCTGTAGTGGAACTGTTCCTGGACGAAGAGAGCCAGCATCTGGCTGGGCTGTCGGACTTTATCGGCAAGCCCATTTCACTGCAGGCCGAAAGTGCCATCGGGCAAGAGCAGTACGACATCGTGCTGCTATAG
- a CDS encoding AEC family transporter yields the protein MNSAVFTSLIPVILFIAIGFFVGRRGWIRAGAVKDLANLVFMVLTPALLFRTMSTVHLEDLNFGPVGIYFVAFGMVYTASLVWQGFSRLGAARALANTFSNALMIGVPVVGLVFGEEGLVTLFTLISVHSLILLTAATVVFELASAREHAGRDGGVQLPMWRTVLQAIRNGILHPVPLPIIAGLLFAQTGLLVPELVGKPLQLLGQALGPIALLLVGVTLAFTTVGHHFKAALRIALVKCVVHPLVLATLGWALGLSGMPLAVMIVTAALPVGANVFLFAQRYAVAEDEVTASVAVSTALGLVTMPVAILAVTRFVV from the coding sequence TTGAACTCCGCCGTTTTCACCTCGCTGATCCCTGTCATTTTGTTCATCGCCATCGGCTTTTTTGTGGGGCGGCGCGGCTGGATACGGGCGGGTGCGGTCAAGGACCTGGCCAATCTGGTGTTCATGGTGCTCACGCCCGCATTGCTGTTTCGCACCATGAGCACGGTGCACCTCGAAGACCTCAACTTCGGGCCGGTGGGCATTTACTTTGTGGCGTTTGGCATGGTGTACACGGCCTCGCTGGTGTGGCAAGGCTTTAGCCGCCTGGGCGCGGCGCGGGCGCTGGCCAACACGTTCAGCAATGCGCTGATGATTGGGGTGCCCGTGGTGGGCCTGGTGTTTGGCGAGGAGGGGCTGGTCACGCTGTTCACGCTGATCTCGGTGCACTCGCTCATCTTGCTCACGGCGGCCACGGTGGTGTTTGAACTGGCCAGCGCGCGTGAACATGCGGGGCGCGATGGCGGGGTGCAGCTGCCCATGTGGCGCACCGTGCTGCAAGCCATTCGCAACGGCATCTTGCACCCCGTGCCGCTGCCGATCATCGCGGGCCTGTTGTTTGCGCAAACGGGCCTGTTGGTGCCCGAGCTGGTGGGCAAGCCACTGCAGTTGCTGGGCCAGGCGCTGGGGCCCATTGCCCTGCTGCTGGTGGGGGTCACGCTGGCGTTCACTACGGTGGGCCACCATTTCAAGGCGGCGCTGCGCATTGCGCTGGTCAAGTGTGTGGTGCACCCGTTGGTGCTGGCAACCCTGGGCTGGGCGCTGGGCCTGTCGGGCATGCCGCTGGCCGTGATGATTGTTACCGCCGCACTGCCAGTGGGGGCCAACGTGTTTTTGTTCGCCCAGCGCTATGCCGTGGCCGAAGACGAAGTCACGGCGAGCGTGGCGGTGTCCACCGCGCTGGGCCTGGTGACGATGCCGGTGGCGATACTGGCGGTGACGCGTTTTGTGGTTTAG